ATTGTCTGTAAACTATAGTTCAATTTGTTAATTATCTTAGTGGTTAATAGCAACACAGAATACAAGATAGTAACTGATATTACTTCCTACTAATAGCCATGAGTCACTCTTAAAATATGTTGTCATTATACTATGTAATGATCTCAAAGGGCAATATTACCTAAAATGTCAAAGGAAACTGttgatgattttaaaattctatcaaCTATAAATTCTAATAAAGTGTAACAGtgggggaaaagaaaagcagagaaattccagtaacaattttatttatcccCCTAATTTTTATCATGGGAAAATCCAGAAATCAAATGTCATGTTATATAAGGTttatacttaaaacaaaaatgtaacatAGTGTTAAAACTGGCTTTCCAAAACAGTCACAGCATAGCTGTACTCTGTACTAATAATCACAAAGTTGTAATATAGAACTCTGTTATGCAGTCCCATTATGTTCttacaaaaatagaattaaactgTGTGACCAGACAAGGACTTCAATTATACTACTTGGCAAACTTAGAATTTCAATGGAGTCTTTCCTCTTGCAGTTTAAAGCAAAAGTCAAATATCACATCTTTTTCCAAGACTCACAAAGATGATTCAGGTTGTTTGTCCGGCATGTTTTTAATCTCTATCATGACAGAAGGGCTGTTTTCAACTTTAGTCCTCCTGGGCTTCTTCTCTAGATTGTTACTAAGTTCTAAACAAGAAATGCTAACTGCTGGGGTCTTTTCTGCATCCTTTCCAGAATGGGCCTGTGGCAGTGTCCCACAACATTGCTTCAAAGCACACTGAGTTCTGCAGGCAAGTTCACATGGACGTACACCTGATTTAGAGCCTACACTAGCAAATTCAGGCTGAATGGTAGTAGCGTGAATTCCGTGATTATGAAAAACGTCTTTAATGATTTTAGCCACCTGCATGTATGATGTTGGATCTTCACATTTTATGTGAGCAGTGGCAATGATTCTGCTTCCAGCAAGTTGCCAAACATGTAATTCATGAACTTCCTCAACTCCTTCAACATTTCGAAGTTCTTTTATCAAATTTCTGATATCAATTTGTTTAGGAACAGTTTGTAGAAGAATAAGAGCAGATTCCTTAAGTAATGGATAGGTTGTGTAAAGAAGTATACAAACCATTACAATACAAAGAGTTGGATCTAAATATAGTACCCAGCAAGGACCAGCCTCATAAACTGATGCATGAGtactattaattatttttacaaatgctTTGCAGGGGTCAGGGAAACATGGGTTCACACAAAAATCCCCTTCAGAACAACCTTTCCAAGAAAAGTAAAAGACTAAGGCATTTACTACTACAATCACTGAACCCAAGGCATCTCCAAGGACATGCAGAAAAACTCCACGCATGTTAAGTTGTCCAGCCCTATCTTCTTCCAGTTCCATATGGTCAGGTTCTCTGATAAGATTTCCATTCACTTGTACTTCCACTGTATCACCACTTCTGGGTTTTTCTGGGTCtacgaaaaaataaaaattttacatcaaATACACTTAGTGTTTATATAAACATCCTCATCTAATTCTTTTTAAGTGCTGATGAAAGTGAAAATTTTTTCacaaagtgcaattaaaaaaatgtgcTCAGAGCAATTTAATATAAATTGACATTCTGGGAACAAGCCAGGACATAATGGCCAAGACTAAATTAAGTCATTGTGATATTGCTTCGTTACTCTCCTAACCactcttcttcctccccttctccaaAATAGTGTATCTTTTCCATGGGGGTGGAGTCCTGCAAACATTCTGCTATACTTCTGGGCATatacaaaggaaaacataaaattgaacGCTAACACCAAAATTAAACGCAGCTAGGAATAAGTCTACTAATACAGAATACCTGATATGACACTCAGGCACTCTCTAGTCACTCTTTGTCACTGAGGCCAATTGCTTGAGAATAAAaccaattttaacttttaaactgtTACTATGAATATAAAAGTTTCTTGGTAGAGGGgctttaaaaactgacaaatcaACAATATAAATCAATAACCACAGAGATTATTAGAAAAGCTGGAACTAAACGATGACTACATGCCCTCCTAACTTTTAAATCAAAAGTATTGATCTTATCAAGAAATTACACAACAAAGTAACTTAATTTTCTGTGGAATAACACCTTGCCGAGTGGAGTGAGGAAAACTAGTTACTTATTAAACTTTTCCAATATACAACTTGAATTTCACTAACTTGAGATTCTGCACTCGAAAAGGAAAAGTagcataataataatttataatgacaCAAAGTAACTAAACCTAAGTTAAGGAAATGAGACCAAATTGTTAAGCACCATTGAGCTTGGTTGGGTAGTAGGACATTGGTTGAGTCATTTCTACCTACCTTCTTTCAACACTTATTTTCCTTCAAGAGCACTTAATGTTAAATATGAAAAGCATCCATAATTTATTCATAAGATGAATAAATTGTCATCACTTTTAGTACCGCACGATTATGAAAAGTCCTAGGAAAATGTTAAACATGCCCAGACAGGTCCTAAATTTATGATTTCCAGGATTAGGAATCAATTAGCTGAAGCATACACTGCTGTTCATAAAAGAAACCTTTAAGCTGGGTTTACATGAAACGTGTTCAATGGGCATAAGAACTACTTTGGCAGAGCAAGGTTTCCAACACCCAGCAACTGAGGACGAATTAGGGATTCTCTCCGTTTCCCAAGAGGACCAAGGAACTGATTTGGGAAGCATTTCTGATCCTGCTATAACCAAAACAAGTCTCCAGCAAAGTTGGTGCAGCCTGTGCGGGTGTGGACTGCAGCAGGCTGATGGTCACCTCCTGACCCTTTTCCCAGGGTCAGACCCATAGTCCCCACCTACAAATATGCCAGACACGTCCCCGACTCCTTGCACCCGGCTGAGGGGGTTATGATTTCCTGGAGCGGTGGGGCGTGTGCAAGACCGGGAGGGAGCGGGCAGGGGCGGCGCGGCGCGGGCCAGCTCGGGCAGCAGGGGGCGTGCGGGCCACCCCGCCGAGGGCCAGGCGAGACTCTGGGCTCCCCAAACCCAACCACCTGCGGCGGCGACTTTCCCGGCTTACCTGCGGGGTCTAGCTTCAGCCCGTTGGAGTTGCTGGTATTGGCCACAAGAGTGTTGGTCTCCTCCTGGTCCGGCCCCTGCTCGCCCGGGACCACGTTGATGTCGCTGCTCCCGGGGCGGCCGCTCTTACTGCGGGGCCCCTTGGGGAGGCCGTGGCCGTGGCCGTGGCCTCCGTGCGAGTGGCCGTGGCCGGAGTCCTGGCTGAAGCCGCTGTGATGGTGGAAGAGACAGAGCCCCAGCACGTTGACCAACAGCCCGGCCACGCCGACCCCGAGGACCACCAGCGGCTGCTGCATCTCGTACGGCTCGATGAAGCGCTCGATGGCCTCCAGCAGGATGGCGAAACAGAGGCCGGTCAGGAAGATGGCGTTCACAAGAGCCCCCATCACCTCGGCCCGGATCCAGCCGAACGTGTTCTTCTGGGTGGCGTGGGTCCGCCGGGCGAAGCGCTCGGCCACCAGCGCCACCACCAGCGCCAGCACGTCCGACAGCATGTGGAAGGAGTCGGAGAGCATCGCCAGGGACGAGGTCACccggctcaccaccacctccagcacCATGAACATGAAGGTCAGCGCCAGCATGCACAGCAGCCGGCCCCGGTTCCGACCCCAGCACCCCATGGCTGCGGCTGCGGGGCCCGCCGAGCCCGGCCCGGAGGCTGATGCGGCGGCGGCGCCGGCCGGGCGCGGAGGGTCGGCGACCGCGACACCGAGGAGCGCCCGAGTCGGGCCGCTCGGGAAACCGCTGAGGTGCCCCCGCGGCCGCACGGGGTCGAGCCCGGGGCCAGCCGCCGAGCCCCGCGCCTGTGGGAGTCCTCCGCCAGCCGGCGGCGCCGCGCTCCGCAGCTCCTCCGGCGTCGGTCCTCAGAGCCGGCGCCGAGGCCCGGCTCAGCCCCGGCAGCCCTCACACCCACACCCGGGCGACGGCGGCGGCGGGGAGCGGGACTCCCGGAGTCGGGGTACCAAGAGCCGGAGCTGGAGCAGAAGCAGGAGGCGGGCGGGCGAGGGCGACCGGCAGCTTCGAGCGGAGAACGCTCCGAGCATCTGAGGACTCTCCTTGCTGGTCTCCTCCGCGGCCGCTTGACTGAGGAGCGGTGGCTGAGGAGCTAGGGAGGCGGCGGCCACTGCACTCGGCCCGGTCTCGGGCGCCTTCTTCGCCCCCCCGCCTTTGCAGACGGTTTACAAAAAAACTTTGCTTTGCACTCGGAACCCCCGTTTTCACACGGACCCGAGCGTGACAAGGCCCTGAAGCCCCGCCCACCAGGCCCGGCTCGATTCTCCATTGGCCAGAGCCCCCTCACGACAGCGTTGGCGTCCCGCCCAGCCACGCTCGCTATTGGATGGAACCTAGGAGGGGCGGGAAGAGGGCGGGGTTGCGGCTCCAACAGATGGGGGCGGGGCCCTTCTCTCCCGTAGCCGGGCGTGGGCCGGGGGGCCGTGGCCGGGTGCAGCGGCTGGCGTCTTGGGGGCGCGGGCCGCGTGCAgcgggaaggggagggggaggggcgggcCCGGTCCCCTCGGGCGTGGCGGAGTCACGGCTCTAGCGCTGCGGACCCTCGCAGACTCCAGCACACCTGCGGGGGCTGGGCTGCAAACAGACTTTGATCCTCCGAGCCTAGTCCACGTGGGGGCGGGCCGCGCGGCGGCTGTGTGACAGCTCGGTGACGGGGGAGGGGCCGCAGGGGAGCCCCTGCGCGTGGGGCCCTCCGGTGCGCTGTCCTTTCGGAGGACAGACGCATAAACAAGTGCGGGCGGAACTTGGGACTCTGTTGGGCGCCGAGCTGAGGAGTTAGTCCTCGTGAAGGTCTGCTAGGGGCGTGGACCGAATCTTTTTACATGTTTCAGGAAAGCCAGTTTTTCCTATCACCATCAGCCCCAGGAGAGATTGTGTAAACTCAGGTGTCTCTGTCACTGATTATCTAAGAACAATTTAGGGTACAGACTTCAGGCAGGAGAAACCTCAGCTCTGCTCCTTGCCTTGTCAATAgccagctgtgtggctttgagcaAGTCACCTATTTCTCTAGAcctgtttccccatctataaaggATTGGACAAATGCAACGCTGAAG
This genomic interval from Saimiri boliviensis isolate mSaiBol1 chromosome 14, mSaiBol1.pri, whole genome shotgun sequence contains the following:
- the SLC30A1 gene encoding proton-coupled zinc antiporter SLC30A1, coding for MGCWGRNRGRLLCMLALTFMFMVLEVVVSRVTSSLAMLSDSFHMLSDVLALVVALVAERFARRTHATQKNTFGWIRAEVMGALVNAIFLTGLCFAILLEAIERFIEPYEMQQPLVVLGVGVAGLLVNVLGLCLFHHHSGFSQDSGHGHSHGGHGHGHGLPKGPRSKSGRPGSSDINVVPGEQGPDQEETNTLVANTSNSNGLKLDPADPEKPRSGDTVEVQVNGNLIREPDHMELEEDRAGQLNMRGVFLHVLGDALGSVIVVVNALVFYFSWKGCSEGDFCVNPCFPDPCKAFVKIINSTHASVYEAGPCWVLYLDPTLCIVMVCILLYTTYPLLKESALILLQTVPKQIDIRNLIKELRNVEGVEEVHELHVWQLAGSRIIATAHIKCEDPTSYMQVAKIIKDVFHNHGIHATTIQPEFASVGSKSGVRPCELACRTQCALKQCCGTLPQAHSGKDAEKTPAVSISCLELSNNLEKKPRRTKVENSPSVMIEIKNMPDKQPESSL